The genome window CGGCCTCAACCACGGTGATCTCGCTGCGATATACTCGTTGAATTACGTCTAGTCGTTTCTCGTCTTTCATTGTCAGGGTTGTCATCCTTCCACCCTGACATAATTACGTTGCCGTTAACCCCTGACATAATCACTTTGCTACAACAACGGTTATAATAGTCGTTGACAGAAGCGTGACGGCTCAGCTACCTTCGCGGCAGATATTTGGCAGTGCTTCATCGATTGCGGCTTTTTGCGCAATCATTTTCCATTGGTCTCGAAATGATAATTAGCAAACTCAAAACGGAGGTTGGCGATGAGTAAAGATGGATTCGATCGACGATCGTTTCTCAAAGGCGCAGCGGCCAGCGCGGCGGCGGTGATCGGTACCCAGTTCGCGGCGGCGAGCGCGCCGGCGCAAGCGGCCGAGCAAAGCACGGCTTCGAATAGCGGTCCCGCGGAGCACGGCAAAATCATCGCCCGGCCCGGCTCGGATTACATGGTCGACGTGATCAAGGCGACCGGCATCGAATACATCGCCTCGAACCCCGGATCGAGTTTTCGCAGCCTGCAAGAGTCGATCGTCAATTACGGCGGCAACAAGAAGCCGGAGTTCTTGACCTGCATGCATGAAGAGTCGTCGGTGGCGATGGCCCATGGTTACGCCAAAGCGGCAGGCAAGCCGATGGGTATCTTGGCCCATGGCACCGTCGGCCTGCAGCATGCGGCGATGGCGGTTTACAACGCCTGGTGCGATCGCGTGCCGGTGATGATTTTTGCCGGCAATTTTCTCGACGCCGATAAACGGCGGCCCGGCGTCGAATGGTATCATTGCGTGCAAGATCCGGCGTTGATTTTGCGCGATTTTACCAAGTGGGACGATCAACCTGTTTCGCTGCAACATTTCTCCGAGTCGGTGATGCGCGCCTACAAGATGGCGCTGACGCCGCCCATGGGGCCAGTGGTGATTACCGTCGACGGCGATTTGGCCGAAGAAGCGGTTCATGACGAAAAGAAATTGCGCATGCCCAAGCTGACCCGCACGATTCCGCCGCAGGGCGATAGCGGTGGATTGACCGAGGCGGCGAAGATGCTGGTTGCGGCTGACAAGCCGGTCATCTTAGCCGACCGCGCGGCGCGCTCGCAGGAAGGGATGAAGCGCATCGTCGCCTTGGCCGAGGCGCTCAACGCTCCCGTCGTCGACATCGGCGGGCGCATGAACATGCCAAACACTCACTATCTCTGCCGCAACGAAGATCGCCGCTCGTTGGTTGGCGAGGCGGATGTCGCGCTGCTTTTGGAAGTTGCCGATCCCTGGGGCCAGTTCAATTCAATCAGCGATCCGCATCATGAGTACCGCCGTTTGTCGAAACCCGACGTGAAAATCATTCACATCTCCTTGGGCGATACGCTGACCAAGTCGAATTATCAAGACGCGCAACGGTTCATGTCTGTCGATCTGGCGATCTCCGGCGATGTCGAGGCTTCACTGCCGGCGTTGACCGAAGCGGTGAAGACGGCGATGAGCGGCAGCCGCCGCTCGGTGCTCGCCGATCGCACTAATAAGCTGCGCGAAGAGCACAAACGCATGAAAGAACAGTCGCGCAACGCCGCCACGGTCGGTTGGGATGCCACACCGATCAGCACGGCGCGCATGTCGGCGACGCTGTGGAATACGATCAAAAGCGAGAAGTGGTGCATGGCGGTGAGCGGCATGCAGTGGAACAAGAGTTTGTGGCCGGCGACGGAACATTACAATTTCATTGGCGGCTCGGGCGGCTCGGGCGTCGGTTACGGCGCGCCGGCGGCGGTGGGGGCGGCGCTGGCGAATCGTGACAAAGGGATTATCACCGTGTCTTTCGAGGGCGACGGCGACTTGATGTACGCGCCCGGCGTGCTGTGGACCGCGGCGCATCACAAAATTCCGCTCTTGATGGTGATGCACAACAATCGCGCCTATCATCAGGAAGTGATGCACTTGCAAAAAATGGCGGCGCTGCACAATCGGCGTATGGATCAAGCCGCGATCGGCACGACCATCGAAAATCCCAATATCGATTTCGCCAAGCTGGCGTCGTCGTTGGGGGTTTATTCCGAAGGCCCGATTACCAGTCCGGCGGCGGTGGGTCCGGCGCTCGCCAAGGCGTTGGCGGTGGTCAAACGCGGCGAACCGGCGCTGGTCGATGTGGTTTGTCAGGGACGGTAGGAGGAAAAAAATGACGCAACTGATTCTCCAAACAATTTTACTACTTGTGGTTTCAACCGTATTCGCTCAGGAGAAACCGGCGGCGGGTTCACCGGAGCAAGGCAAACAGAGCTATACGAAATATATGTGCTACACCTGCCACGGCACGGTGGGCCAGGGCGCCGATCGCGGCACCGGGCCGAAGCTCGCGCCCAGTCCGCTGCCGTATCTTGGTTTCGCCTTGCAGGTGCGTTCGCCGCGTTTGGACATGCCGGCTTACCGCAAAGAGTTTGTCAGCGATCAAGAGCTGGCGGATATTTACGCCTATATGGCGTCGATCAAACCGGGGCCGGCGCTGAAAGATATTCCGCTGCTCAATTTCCAATAAGCCGCAGAAAATTTTTTTCTAGCGAATGAATCTGGGCTCGGCCTGTTCTTAGGCCGGGCCTTTTTTCTGACAAGAGTTAAACTTACGAAATGAACACCATGGCACTTTATTCCCTGGCGGCGGCGCTCTATGTCGCCGGCGGCGCGTTGATGAAAGCTTCGCGCGGGCTGACGCGGATTTTGCCGACGGTCGCGCTGGTAGTCTTGTTCGCCGCCGGCGCGCTGGTGCAGGCCAAGGCGATGCGTCATCAACAGATGGGTTCGAGTTACGTTGTCGTGCTCGGCCTAGAAGCGCTGCTCGCGGTGATCGCCGGCAGCGTCTTCTTCGGCGAACAGGTCACGGCGAAAATGCTCACTGGGGTAATTTTCGTCGTGATTGGCATCGTGATGTTGCGGCTGACCTAACGGCTCGATCGTTTAAACGCTCAGCTCGTCAGCTCCCACCAGTTTTTATCCAAGTCGCTGAAGATAAAATTTACTTTGCCGTCGGTGTTTTCGAGTTTGCCGAGCTCAGTGAGCGCCATTTCGTTTTTTCGTGCGGCGAATTCACAATGCGCTCGTTCGACTTCCGCCGCCGAACCGAGTTGCAGAGTGAAACGGTTGACTGGCGCCAAATATTGGCGTGGGCTGCGCTGCAAGACGACAACGTACCAAGGCGTCGAAGGATGCTTGATGTATTGCGCGGTGCTGAAACCGGCGGCAATTTCCAGTCCGAGTACCTCGACGTAAAAGCGCCGGCTGCGCTCGACGTCGTCGCACTGCAGCGTGCCGTGGGTAAAAGCTTGCGGCACGTAACCGCGGCCGGGAAAGCGCTCGCGGTTTAAAGTGCTGTCCCAATGGCCCGCCGTGTGGGAGCGGCCATGCAATGCGCCGCCGGGATTGTAATACTCAATCTCCAGATGATTCCCGCCGGGCTCGTGGAAATAGACCGAGTAGGCGAAGTGGGCGCTCTGCGGCTTGGTGATTTTGTCGATGCGGTAGTTATTCTTATTCGCTTCGAGATATTTCCAGGCGGCTTCGACTTCGCCGTGGCTGGCGACGCGAAAGCCGTAGTGATTGTCGAAGCTCTTGTCCGGCGCATTGAGCCCGCTTTCATGAACGACTAGGCGCCAGTCGGTGTTGGGATGTTTCATTGTTGCTTCGCTTGGTTTGCGTTCGACGATTTCCATCGCCAGTAAGTCGGTGAGGACCGGCAGGGTTTCGTCGAGCGAGCGGCATTCGTAATGGCCGGCGATGAGTCCCGTGGTTTTGAGCATAACCTTCTCCTCTGCGGGTGAGCCGACGTGCAAGTTTTCCATTCAAATAACGTCTCACGCGGCGCAGTGTCAAACGCTGCGCGATCGATGGGATTCGACACGGGTTGTTATCGGTTCGCTCAACGTTTAAGACCTTCCGGATAGAGCTCTTTCAGAAATCCTTCTTTCTCCAGTTCTTGGATGAGCGAGTTGTCGATCAAGCTATCGAGATTCAATTTGCTGTTTTTGCCTTCGGGAATACTGTCCAACGCCTGCTGGATGCCTTCGCGCCTGACGTAGGGCACGGCTTCCCAAGCCTCACGGTAAAATTCGTAAGTTTTTGCCAACACTTCCCGGTCGCTAGTCTTGATATAGCGGCCCAAAGTTTCGATGGAGAGTTCCTTGTCGGCCTTAAAAATCTTGATGCCCTCGATGTAGACTTTAAGAAATCGTTTCACGACACCGCGCTGGGCGCGGAGAAACTCCCGGCTGACCACAATGCCTTGGGTCGAATAGGTCAGAGGCAGTTTGCGCATGTCGATCAGCACTTGAAAACCCAGCTTCTCGGCCTGATAAAGCTGATCGACGTTCAAGATCGCGCCGTCGACGATGCCGGAGGTGAGCGCCACCATGCGCTCGCCGAGTCCGCCCATTTGCGCGATGGAGATATCCTGAATTCTAAATTTGTGATGGGCCAGCGCGTCGCGCAGCGAGACATCCGAGAGCGAGCCGAAGCGGCTGATCGCTACGCGCTTGCCTTTGAGTTCGTCGACTTTTTTTATTTTCGGATTGACCATGAGGACATTGAGTGCGCGCTCGATGCCGCCGGCGACGATGACAAGCTCAGCGCCTTTCGCCCACGCGCTCACGGCGGAGGGCGGCGCCAGGCTGGCGACGCCGACGTCGCCGGAAAGCAAAGTTTGCACGATCAACGAACCGCCCGGCATGTAGATCAGCTGGGCTTCGAGCTGATTTTTCTTGAACAGGCCGGCGCGTTCGCCGAGATAAAGCGGCGCTTGAAAGCCGGAGATCGAGACGTAGGGAACTTTGATGGTCTGGGCGGAGGCAGAGACAACGAACATCAATGCGGCGATGCCTGCCAACAGCAGGCGGTGAAAAGTTTCTCGCATGATTTTTCTCCTTGCTGGTCGGCGGCGCTTGGCTTGTGGTGGTTTTCGGTCGAGATTCCTCGGCTGCGCCTCGGAATGACAACCGAAGCAGAGTTAGTTCTTGTACAGGTTTTTGAGAAAGCCTTCTTTCTCCAACTCATCCAAAATCGTGAAGTCGATAAAGCGGCGCGGGTCGGCGGTTTTCGCTCCGGGTAGTTTTTCCATACCTTCAAGAATCGTCTTGACGCCGTCGATGGCCGTGCGCGGGATGCGCAGCATGTTTTTCGCCTGGATCGCGTAGGCTTCCTTCACTTCGTCGCGGCTTTTTGCCCGGGTCCATTTCTGGATTATCTTCATGCTGAACTCTTCGTCTTCGAGATAAGTCTTCATGCCTTCGAGAAAGCCGCGCATGAAACGCTTCGCAGTATCGCGCTGGCCGTCGATGAAACGTTTGCGCGTGACCACTGTGCCGGTGATGTAGGTCTTGTCGATCTTGGTCATGTCGAACAGTTCGACGTAGCCCAAATTCTTGGCGCGCAGATTACTCGGCAACGAGATCGGCGCGGCGTCGATGACATTGTTCACCAAGCCTTGAACCAGCAAGCCCATTTCATTCAACTGCACCATGGTGACGTCGGTGGCCGGATCGAGGTTCCACATTTTCAGCATGGCGCGCGCCAGCGCGTCGGGGGTGGCGCCAAAGCGGGTGACGCCGACGCGTTTACCTTTCAAATCTTGCGGCGTTTTGATTTTTGGGTTGACGATGAAGCTATAGAGCGGCTTGTCGAGAATCGCGCCCATGAACAGCGTGTCGGCGCCGCTCAAGTTGGCGCTGACGCAGGCGTCGGTGACCGACTGCGCGATGGCCACTTCGCCGGCGAGCAGCGCTTGCAGCGCGGTGATGCTGCTGGCGTGGATCAGCTCGACGTCGAGGCCATGCTTCTTGAAGTGGCCGGCGTCGAGGGCGATCCACGGGATCGCTTGATTGACCGAGATGGCGCTGTAGGCGAGGCGCAGCGGCGTGAGCTTCGCCGATTCGGCGCTGTGGGTGATGCCGGCTTTTACGATTATTACGATGCTGACAAGAGCGAAAAGCAGGCGGTGGAATTTGTCGGCGTGGATACGATTCATCGGTCCCTCCGAGCATTGGTTTGACGCGCGGCTCATTCTACCTGGCGGTCACTGGGCGTCAATCAAATTTTTTCATTGCGCTTATGGCGTAAACCCAGCGGGCAAAACCGCGGCGCTACGGTCCGGCGGACTGTAAAGGTTTTGGACAAAGGGGCAAGCGCGTCCTGCGGCTTGGCAAGGGCGAGAAGCTTTAGACGCGGGCGCCCTTTGCGAATCCCCTGTTCGGTGGTATGGAATTCGCTCATACACAGACTTAGGTTGATGCGATGAACTGACGCCCTTATCTGGTCACCTCGGGCGCCACGGAGCAAATGGTGAAACCGACAGCCTAGATTGCTGAGGTTTATTGCCATGAGCCTGACCGGGTCTCGATTCGCATCAACGACTGCCAAGCGCGGAATAACTTTTTCACAAAGTGTAGCAGCGATCGCGGTGCTCGCCGGCGTGATCTTTTCAGCCTTCCCCAGCCATGCGGGTTCCGTCTCGTCAGGATTTCAGGTTTCTGTGCGCGTGGAGAAAAGCTGTCGTGTATCGAGCGAGTTTTTGGCCGCCCTAGCGACGAGCACCAATCAATCCGCCAGCGTCAATTGCAACACCAACGCCGCCAGTGGCAGCGCCGTGCCTCAGCCAGTCCCGGCCACGGTGAGTTCTACTTGGGTTGCAGGGTCGGAAGAATCCCAAGGCACCAAGGTTGTCACGCTAAATTTCTAAGCCAGCTGCGAATTTCTCATCCTCGTTTCATCGCTTCAGCACTTCATCGATCACTTTCAGCGCCGGTTTGGTGTCGATGTATTCAGGCCGGTAGGCGGGAAAAAATTTGGCGCCTTTGCTGAGACGATAGGCGCTCGGCAGATGGTCCTTGGGCACGTCTTCGCGCGCCGATAAAGAAAAATCTTCGTCAAAGGCTTTTTAAAAAACGCTCTGGCCGTCGCGGGAGATCAGCCAGTTGATGAAGACCAGCGCGGCGTTGGGATGCGGCGCGCGCTGAAAAATCGAAACGGTACCGCGTTGAGGCCGGCCGTAGACGCCTTCTTTGAAAATGGTTGGCAGGAATCGGCCGATGGGCAAACCTTGCTTGACCGCCAAGTCGGCGTCGCTGGCGAAAAATGCCAAAGCGAACTTGCCGACCGCGAGCCAGTCGAGCATCTGGCGCGGATCGCGCGAAAACGTCAACTCCATCTGGCCGAATAGTTTGCGCAGGAACTCAGGTCCCAGTTCCGGATGATAGTAGAAAAAACTCAAACTGCTACTGGTAGCGACGCCGGTTTCGTGCGGATCGATGGCGACGATCTTGCCTTTCCATTTGGGTTCGAGAAAACTCCAATAGGAGGTAATCTCTTCGGGGCGGACGAGCTGGGTGTTGTAGACTACGTCGGAGCGTAGCGCCATTTCGAAAACGAAAATATACTTGACGTCATCGTCGGCGTAGTGAAACTTCCCTTGAAACCATTTCGCGCGGTCGACATTTTCGCCAAGCGTAAACAACGGTTCGATGGGATCGAGCAGGCCGCCGCGATAAAACATGCTGTAGGGCGTGCCGATGCCGCCGAGATAAACATCGGCGAGATACTTGCCAGCGCGCCGCTCGGCGAGCACTTTCTGCG of Deltaproteobacteria bacterium contains these proteins:
- a CDS encoding extracellular solute-binding protein, which gives rise to MNYSDAMNFNTKLCITILALVLASANSHGADLSGKRQADWQTALKAASAEGQVTVYATSGFEPVFESFQKRYPVIKLNAVIGRGNQLAQKVLAERRAGKYLADVYLGGIGTPYSMFYRGGLLDPIEPLFTLGENVDRAKWFQGKFHYADDDVKYIFVFEMALRSDVVYNTQLVRPEEITSYWSFLEPKWKGKIVAIDPHETGVATSSSLSFFYYHPELGPEFLRKLFGQMELTFSRDPRQMLDWLAVGKFALAFFASDADLAVKQGLPIGRFLPTIFKEGVYGRPQRGTVSIFQRAPHPNAALVFINWLISRDGQSVF
- a CDS encoding ABC transporter substrate-binding protein; the protein is MSRASNQCSEGPMNRIHADKFHRLLFALVSIVIIVKAGITHSAESAKLTPLRLAYSAISVNQAIPWIALDAGHFKKHGLDVELIHASSITALQALLAGEVAIAQSVTDACVSANLSGADTLFMGAILDKPLYSFIVNPKIKTPQDLKGKRVGVTRFGATPDALARAMLKMWNLDPATDVTMVQLNEMGLLVQGLVNNVIDAAPISLPSNLRAKNLGYVELFDMTKIDKTYITGTVVTRKRFIDGQRDTAKRFMRGFLEGMKTYLEDEEFSMKIIQKWTRAKSRDEVKEAYAIQAKNMLRIPRTAIDGVKTILEGMEKLPGAKTADPRRFIDFTILDELEKEGFLKNLYKN
- a CDS encoding ABC transporter substrate-binding protein encodes the protein MRETFHRLLLAGIAALMFVVSASAQTIKVPYVSISGFQAPLYLGERAGLFKKNQLEAQLIYMPGGSLIVQTLLSGDVGVASLAPPSAVSAWAKGAELVIVAGGIERALNVLMVNPKIKKVDELKGKRVAISRFGSLSDVSLRDALAHHKFRIQDISIAQMGGLGERMVALTSGIVDGAILNVDQLYQAEKLGFQVLIDMRKLPLTYSTQGIVVSREFLRAQRGVVKRFLKVYIEGIKIFKADKELSIETLGRYIKTSDREVLAKTYEFYREAWEAVPYVRREGIQQALDSIPEGKNSKLNLDSLIDNSLIQELEKEGFLKELYPEGLKR
- a CDS encoding cytochrome c yields the protein MWFVRDGRRKKMTQLILQTILLLVVSTVFAQEKPAAGSPEQGKQSYTKYMCYTCHGTVGQGADRGTGPKLAPSPLPYLGFALQVRSPRLDMPAYRKEFVSDQELADIYAYMASIKPGPALKDIPLLNFQ
- a CDS encoding thiamine pyrophosphate-binding protein; this translates as MSKDGFDRRSFLKGAAASAAAVIGTQFAAASAPAQAAEQSTASNSGPAEHGKIIARPGSDYMVDVIKATGIEYIASNPGSSFRSLQESIVNYGGNKKPEFLTCMHEESSVAMAHGYAKAAGKPMGILAHGTVGLQHAAMAVYNAWCDRVPVMIFAGNFLDADKRRPGVEWYHCVQDPALILRDFTKWDDQPVSLQHFSESVMRAYKMALTPPMGPVVITVDGDLAEEAVHDEKKLRMPKLTRTIPPQGDSGGLTEAAKMLVAADKPVILADRAARSQEGMKRIVALAEALNAPVVDIGGRMNMPNTHYLCRNEDRRSLVGEADVALLLEVADPWGQFNSISDPHHEYRRLSKPDVKIIHISLGDTLTKSNYQDAQRFMSVDLAISGDVEASLPALTEAVKTAMSGSRRSVLADRTNKLREEHKRMKEQSRNAATVGWDATPISTARMSATLWNTIKSEKWCMAVSGMQWNKSLWPATEHYNFIGGSGGSGVGYGAPAAVGAALANRDKGIITVSFEGDGDLMYAPGVLWTAAHHKIPLLMVMHNNRAYHQEVMHLQKMAALHNRRMDQAAIGTTIENPNIDFAKLASSLGVYSEGPITSPAAVGPALAKALAVVKRGEPALVDVVCQGR